One genomic segment of Bos javanicus breed banteng chromosome 23, ARS-OSU_banteng_1.0, whole genome shotgun sequence includes these proteins:
- the LOC133236353 gene encoding nucleosome assembly protein 1-like 1 → MADIDNKEQSELDQDLDDVEEVEEEETGGETKIKARQLTVQMMQNPQILAALQERLDGLVEAPTGYIESLPRVVKRRVNALKNLQVKCAQIEAKFYEEVHDLERKYAVLYQPLFDKRFEIINAIYEPTEEECEWKPDEEDEISEELKEKAKVEDEKKDEEKEDPKGIPEFWLTVFKNVDLLSDMVQEHDEPILKHLKDIKVKFSDAGQPMSFVLEFHFEPNEYFTNEVLTKTYRMRSEPDDSDPFSFDGPEIMGCTGCQIDWKKGKHVTLKTIKKKQKHKGRGTVRTVTKTVSNDSFFNFFAPPKVPESGDLDDDSEAILAADFEIGHFLRERIIPRSVLYFTGEATEDDDDDYDEEGEEADEVMFTK, encoded by the coding sequence ATGGCAGACATCGACAACAAAGAACAGTCTGAACTTGATCAAGATTTGGATGATGTTGAAGaagtagaagaagaagaaactggtggagaaacaaaaatcaaagcgcGTCAGCTGACTGTTCAGATGATGCAAAATCCTCAGATTCTTGCAGCCCTTCAAGAAAGACTTGATGGTCTGGTAGAAGCACCAACAGGATACATTGAAAGCTTGCCTAGAGTAGTTAAAAGACGAGTGAATGCTCTCAAAAACCTTCAAGTTAAATGTGCACAGATAGAAGCCAAATTCTATGAGGAAGTTCATGATCTTGAAAGAAAGTATGCTGTTCTTTATCAGCCTCTGTTTGATAAGCGATTTGAGATCATTAATGCCATTTATGAACCTACAGAAGAAGAGTGTGAATGGAAACCAGATGAGGAAGATGAAATTTCGGAGGAGCTAAAAGAAAAGGCCAAGGttgaagatgagaaaaaggatgaagaaaaagaagatccCAAGGGAATTCCTGAGTTTTGGTTGACCGTTTTTAAGAATGTTGACTTGCTCAGTGATATGGTTCAGGAACATGATGAGCCTATTCTGAAGCACTTGAAAGATATTAAAGTGAAGTTCTCAGATGCTGGTCAGCCTATGAGTTTTGTCTTAGAATTTCACTTTGAACCCAATGAATATTTCACAAATGAAGTGTTGACAAAGACATATAGGATGAGGTCAGAACCAGATGATTCTGATCCCTTTTCTTTTGATGGACCAGAAATTATGGGTTGTACAGGGTGCCAGATAGATTGGAAAAAAGGGAAGCATGTCACTTTGAAAACGattaagaaaaagcagaaacacaagGGACGTGGGACAGTTCGTACTGTGACCAAAACAGTTTCTAATgactctttctttaatttttttgcccCTCCTAAAGTTCCTGAGAGTGGAGATCTGGATGATGATTCTGAAGCTATCCTCGCTGCAGACTTTGAAATTGGTCACTTTTTACGTGAGCGTATAATCCCAAGATCAGTGTTATACTTTACTGGAGAAGCTACTGAAGACGATGACGATGATTATGATGAAGAAGGTGAAGAAGCGGATGAGGTAATGTTTACCAAATGA